The following proteins come from a genomic window of Daphnia carinata strain CSIRO-1 chromosome 8, CSIRO_AGI_Dcar_HiC_V3, whole genome shotgun sequence:
- the LOC130699175 gene encoding vacuolar protein sorting-associated protein 4-like, with translation MATNPALQKAIDLVTKATEEDKNKNYEEALRLYEHSVEYFLHAIKYGTQSERARETIREKCKHYLERAEKLKEYLKKGKDTSKKPVKDGAAPTKKSNEKDSESDEDGDDPEKKKMQTKLEGAIVMEKPNVSWSDVAGLEGAKEALKEAVILPIKFPQLFTGKRTPWKGILLFGPPGTGKSYLAKAVATEANNSTFFSVSSSDLVSKWLGESEKLVRNLFELARQHKPSIVFIDEIDSLCSTRSENESESARRIKTEFLIQMQGVGKDQQGILVLAATNIPWVLDSAIRRRFEKRIYIPLPEEPARLNMFKLAFGDTKHSLTEEDLRLLAKKTEGFSGADITILVRDALMQPVRKVQLATHFRRVRGPSTADPNVIVDDLLTPCSPGSPGAIEMNWMDVPGDKLLEPPVTMSDMLRSLATSKPTVNDEDLVKLQKFTEDFGQEG, from the exons ATGGCGACCAATCCCGCCCTTCAA AAAGCAATCGATCTTGTGACAAAAGCGACCGaggaagacaaaaacaaaaattacgaaGAAGCTCTTCGACTATATGAACATTCAGTTGAATATTTTCTTCATGCCATCAAGT atggAACTCAAAGCGAACGAGCAAGAGAGACGATTAGAGAAAAGTGCAAACACTACCTTGAAAGAGCAGAAAAGCTGAAAGAAtacctgaaaaaaggaaaagacacAAGCAAGAAACCAGTCAAAGATGGAGCTGCTCCAACAAA GAAAAGTAATGAAAAAGACAGCGAGTCAGATGAAGACGGAGATGAtccagaaaagaagaaaatgcaaacTAAACTTGAAGGAGCCATTGTTATGGAAAAACCTAATGTAAGCTGGTCAGATGTTGCGGGTCTAGAGGGAGCTAAAGAAGCATTAAAGGAAGCTGTAATTCTTCCCATAAAATTCCCCCAACTCTTTACTGGCAAGAGAACACCATGGAAAGGAATCCTACTTTTTGGG CCACCTGGTACTGGAAAATCATACCTAGCCAAAGCTGTTGCCACTGAGGCCAACAATTCGACCTTCTTTTCGGTTTCTTCTTCTGACTTGGTTTCGAAATGGCTGGGTGAATCAGAAAAACTTGTGCGTAACTTGTTTGAGTTAGCTCGCCAACACAAACCGTCAATCGTTTTCATTGATGAAATCGATTCGCTTTGCTCGACACGCTCGGAGAATGAATCAGAATCGGCAAGGAGGATCAAGACCGAGTTCCTCATCCAAATGCAAGGCGTTGGTAAAGATCAGCAAGGAATCTTAGTTTTGGCCGCCACCAACATCCCGTGGGTACTGGATTCTGCCATAAG ACGACGCTTTGAAAAGCGAATATACATTCCCCTTCCCGAAGAACCAGCTAGATTGAACATGTTTAAATTGGCTTTTGGAGATACCAAACATAGTCTGACAGAAGAAGATCTACGGTTGCTTGCCAAGAAAACTGAGGG ATTCTCTGGTGCCGATATCACGATATTGGTACGGGACGCTCTAATGCAACCTGTTCGCAAAGTTCAGTTAGCAACTCATTTCCGACGTGTAAGAGGACCATCTACTGCCGATCCTAATGTTATCGTTGACGATCTACTAACACCATGTAGTCCTGGATCTCCTGGTGCCATTGAAATGAATTGGATGGACGTTCCAGGAGATAAGCTATTGGAACCACCTGTCACCATG AGTGACATGTTACGATCTTTGGCTACGTCGAAGCCTACCGTCAACGATGAGGACCTTGTGAAATTGCAAAAGTTCACCGAAGATTTTGGACAGGAAGGATAA
- the LOC130699174 gene encoding trafficking protein particle complex subunit 11-like: protein MSSDLELPAELMSRPLALVGLTGLHVETNQTHLLIWNSFTSSNRNERPPLNFILFGVNHTFPVAKPDRTSYEWYIPKGILKRKWMSKHLNQIPGVLVLFYDLEWDDPAWKAKHAECAHLIQTIRMKLMGRGTKLCLVLLQNSPPLPSSEDILAADRAAALCQVCELPPKSLFVLPCRSDHLQGYILRLESAFYELCQSSYHLSSRAVRSHRDQLNRTNHGYLFVRHQFKIGFYHELKQDVAMAHKHYSQSYAHLLELRITDANVTEVKIVSGYIGYKVWRLSFLLNLPREAIAHFRSHMDFFRLRVGNPLSKFEHHAWLAVQFSTFGRLFEDAIELGLPAIQTQHPGFFYQQAAQQAIQRKKACYQDYAALDQTAIQTPLPFDESSQLEFYGQRPWRPNRLSLEPSDMKAENDGITALLVRERLQVDLTAMIVGALTNAVNQFKNHRSPRMKQYLLVQMAEEYCRSENYAEALTLLEPLLWDYRKDFWWMPLTSLLQLGLRCAYLSGRPAEYFTYAVELCSRVTVKSQEEKAQIFDNFVGILQKKMPPSPLDSGENPAATQLWADQFANFAKGASITTIVTNTISSFVEVKATFTQKQFAAEDAVELEVHVIYTGPIPIKFSSLHVALNNSAYLPFCQVANSDELEFEPNQIRHYEFEFVAQPQDIGAELQIVSVTFEMSHELVAYLRCEGSSSEEFGSFRSEFPSAIDKGLAGIFVLNTTEILPRTANVELILHHEAPALRGECYPIHLELFNRETEDIVNVTLTVTTSSSIGRVHDQPKIDGNVSVQLKNEKLVAGQMCQWNVFAQMEQPGKHSITFQVNYEINSDSCTYKSQYVKTLELETVQPVECEAQFQTLQFQPLRQIPVGEQCVAVMTVTNLSPFPLQLEQGVWKLDALLTNHPMGNSQLAGLILQKGEKANDVAVLSFSNGDNRQIRTGSYTLKWKRSNHSKAEGYKIPYSASSFDLPEMETWSVPLRIHVTLPAHGYVRESMNMAIVIHNPGPSYIELDVYMSSNDAFMFAGNKQIKIQIYPEDDYELKYNLYPLLSGFVALPPLQLKTPTSTIDPVTAMDQSVLDELVSRYVPTHIYVLPQAKEKGKTNLLRSE from the exons ATGAGCTCAGACTTGGAATTACCGGCCGAGTTGATGAGTCGCCCATTGGCATTAGTGGGGCTGACGGGACTGCATGTTGAAACGAATCAAACTCACCTGCTAATTTGGAATTCTTTCACGTCATCCAATCGAAACGAGCGGCCTCCCCtcaatttcattctttttggAGTCAATCACACATTCCCCGTGGCAAAACCTGAT AGAACGTCATATGAATGGTACATTCCGAAAGGCATCCTCAAGAGAAAATGGATGTCAAAACACCTAAACCAAATTCCTGGAGTCTTGGTCCTCTTCTATGACTTAGAATGGGATGATCCCGCATGGAAAGCAAAGCATGCAGAATGTGCCCACCTCATCCAGACAATACG AATGAAGCTTATGGGAAGGGGCACTAAACTATGTCTAGTCCTCCTACAAAATAGTCCCCCATTACCATCCAGTGAAGATATATTGGCAGCAGATAGGGCTGCAGCCCTGTGCCAAGTGTGTGAGTTGCCACCAAAATCACTCTTTGTCCTCCCTTGTCGCAGTGATCATCTGCAAGGATACATTCTGAG attgGAGAGTGCATTTTATGAGCTTTGCCAAAGTAGTTACCATTTGTCTTCCCGGGCCGTTCGCTCCCATCGCGACCAGTTAAATCGTACCAATCATGGCTACCTGTTTGTCCGGCATCAGTTTAAAATCGGATTTTATCATGAGCTTAAGCAGGATGTTGCAATGGCGCACAAGCACTACAGTCAGTCATATGCACACCTGCTCGAACTGCGCATCACCGATGCCAATGTTACTGAAGTAAAGATTGTTTCCGGCTACATTGGCTATAAAGTTTGGCGGTTGTCGTTCTTGCTGAATCTACCCCGCGAAGCCATTGCCCATTTCCGAAGCCACATGGACTTTTTCCGCCTGCGGGTCGGCAATCCTTTGAGTAAATTTGAACATCACGCTTGGCTGGCTGTGCA ATTTTCGACATTTGGCCGATTGTTTGAAGATGCGATTGAGTTAGGATTACCTGCAATTCAGACTCAGCATCCTGGTTTCTTCTATCAACAGGCAGCACAGCAAGCCattcaaaggaaaaaggcCTGCTATCAAGATTATGCTGCCCTCGATCAGACTGCCATTCAAACTCCGTTACCTTTCGATGAATCGTCACAGCTCGAATTTTACGGTCAGAGGCCATGGCGACCGAATCGCTTAAGTCTTGAACCCTCCGATATGAAAGCGGAAAATGACGGGATCACTGCGTTACTAGTCCGTGAACGCCTTCAAGTTGATCTCACG gCAATGATCGTTGGAGCTCTTACGAACGCAGTAAACCAGTTTAAGAATCACCGTTCTCCTAGGATGAAACAATATCTTT TGGTCCAAATGGCGGAGGAATATTGCCGTTCTGAAAATTATGCGGAAGCCTTGAC TCTACTTGAGCCTTTGCTTTGGGATTACCGCAAAGATTTCTGGTGGATGCCACTGACGTCCTTGCTCCAACTCGGTTTACGGTGTGCCTACCTTTCTGGCCGACCGGCCGAGTATTTCACCTATGCCGTAGAACTCTGTTCTCGAGTTACCGTCAAAAGTCAAGAAGAAAAGGCGCAAATTTTCGACAATTTTGTTGGAatccttcagaaaaaaatgccGCCATCGCCGCTTGATTCTGGTGAAAATCCGGCTGCCACTCAGCTATGGGCCGATCAGTTCGCAAATTTTGCTAAAGGCGCCTCCATTACCACGATTGTTACCAACACGATTTCATCGTTTGTCGAAGTCAAGGCAACATTCACGCAAAAACAATTTGCGGCCGAAGATGCAGTCGAGCTTGAAGTTCACGTCAT TTATACGGGGCCCATACCGATTAAATTCAGCAGTTTGCATGTGGCTCTGAATAACAGTGCTTATTTACCGTTTTGCCAAGTGGCAAATTCAGATGAATTGGAGTTTGAACCAAACCAGATTCGCCATTACGAGTTTGAATTCGTTGCCCAGCCTCAAGATATCGGAGCAGAACTGCAG ATCGTTTCAGTCACTTTTGAAATGAGTCATGAACTGGTAGCTTACTTACGCTGTGAGGGATCATCCAGTGAAGAATTTGGCTCTTTCCGCTCCGAATTTCCTTCGGCTATCGATAAAGGCCTGGCAGGCATATTCGTGTTGAACACAACCGAAATATTGCCGAGGACTGCAAATGTCGAGCTAATTTTGCATCACGAGGCGCCAGCTCTTCGTGGCGAATGCTATCCAATTCATCTTGAATTATTCAATCGCGAAACTGAAGATATTGTCAACGTCACTCTGACCGTAACGACGAGCAGCAGCATTGGAAGAGTTCACGATCAGCCCAAGATCGACGGCAATGTGTCCGTTCAGCTGAAGAACGAGAAACTTGTGGCAGGGCAGATGTGCCAGTGGAACGTCTTTGCTCAGATGGAACAACCGGGAAAGCATAGCATTACGTTCCAGGTGAATTACGAAATCAATAGTGATAGCTGCACGTACAAGAGCCAATATGTCAAGACATTAGAATTAGAAACGGTACAACCTGTTGAATGCGAGGCTCAGTTTCAGACGCTGCAGTTCCAGCCATTGAGGCAGATTCCTGTAGGAGAACAGTGTGTCGCCGTGATGACAGTAACTAATCTGTCACCCTTTCCGTTGCAATTGGAACAAGGCGTTTGGAAATTGGACGCATTGCTGACCAATCATCCGATGGGCAATAGTCAACTCGCTGGATTGATACTTCAGAAAGGCGAAAAGGCAAATGATGTAGCCGTTCTCTCATTTTCTAATGGTGACAATCGCCAGATCAGAACAGGATCCTACACattaaaatggaaaag GTCAAATCACTCGAAAGCAGAGGGATATAAAATTCCATATTCGGCCAGTTCCTTTGATTTGCCCGAAATGGAAACTTGGTCTGTGCCCTTACGTATACACGTCACGTTACCTGCTCACGGGTACGTACGAGAATCGATGAATATGGCCATCGTCATCCATAACCCAGGACCGAGCTACATCGAACTAGACGTCTACATGAGTTCTAATGACGCCTTCATGTTCGCCGGAAACAAACAG ATCAAAATTCAGATCTACCCCGAGGATGATTACGAACTAAAGTACAACTTGTACCCGCTCTTGTCTGGTTTTGTTGCATTACCTCCACTGCAATTAAAAACCCCAACTTCAACGATCGATCCGGTAACGGCGATGGATCAGAGTGTCCTGGATGAGCTGGTCAGCCGTTATGTTCCCACCCACATCTACGTTTTG CCACAAGCCAAGGAGAAGGGCAAAACAAATCTGTTACGTTCCGAATAA
- the LOC130699167 gene encoding uncharacterized protein LOC130699167: protein MLNSFQPTPSIVVEDVDHVHTPLGFQSPSSHRKIHDNNNVPSPLSLCTTFGIIKPDVDAYVTPLSLCQQPSTPKSSSSPVPLSSKDKVMVVSGGTMPPCLTTSGLESSFTSVDIGGPNHPAARSAVADNDSSWNSEFSQQTSSCFDFKSGLMCVTRAITSSADPLREKGDHHRIDISESPLELHDTKSGRAAGQPSTKRMSICSMIGIFFICLAVVGLIAIGISMYMEFVSKPLQIAESRKLILNETTICDYLLDSCDNGTLIIKNTAEPIHSNKTNTANESGRVEATFSSNFTSQLATKLPGTAA from the exons ATGTTGAACTCTTTTCAACCGACACCATCTATCGTCGTGGAAGATGTCGACCACGTACATACTCCCCTGGGGTTTCAATCTCCATCATCTCATCGGAAAATCCACGACAATAATAATGTTCCTTCGCCATTGAGCTTGTGCACCACCTTTGGCATAATTAAACCTGATGTCGATGCGTATGTCACACCTCTGTCGCTGTGCCAACAACCGTCAACACCAAAATCATCGTCTTCACCAGTACCTCTATCA TCGAAAGACAAAGTTATGGTGGTGTCGGGGGGTACGATGCCACCTTGTTTGACTACCTCTGGGTTGGAGAGCAGTTTCACCTCCGTCGATATTGGTGGTCCGAATCACCCGGCCGCTAGATCAGCTGTTGCCGACAATGATTCCAGTTGGAATTCCGAGTTCAGCCAACAAACTTCTAGCTGCTTTGATTTCAA GTCTGGTTTGATGTGCGTGACGCGTGCCATTACAAGCAGTGCTGATCCATTAAGAGAAAAGGGCGATCATCATCGAATCGATATCAGCGAAAGTCCTTTAGAATTACATGACACTAAAAGTGGTCGAGCAGCCGGCCAGCCGTCTACGAAACGAATGTCTATATGTTCCATGATTGGCATATTCTTTATTTGTCTGGCTGTAGTTGGACTAATAGCCATTGGAATTTCTATGTACATGGAAT tCGTGTCGAAGCCGTTGCAGATAGCAGAGAGTAGGAAACTAATATTGAACGAGACGACGATCTGTGATTATCTACTCGACAGCTGTGACAATGGTACTttaatcattaaaaatacCGCTGAGCCAATCCATAGCAACAAAACGA ATACTGCAAATGAAAGCGGTCGAGTGGAAGCAACGTTTAGCAGCAACTTTACAAGCCAACTTGCTACCAAATTACCTGGAACAGCAGCATGA